CATTCCATCACCAGCTCAGAATCATGCAGGTCTCCACTGCTGCCCTTGCTGTCCTCCTCTGCACCGTGGCTCTCTGCAACCAGATCTCGGCAACATGTGAGTCCAAGTTTCATTGTGGGTATCACCACTCTTTGGCCATGGTTAGACCACATCAGTCTTTTCTTGTGGCCTTAGAGCcccaagagaaaagagaatttattaaAGGGCTGCCAAACATCTAGGTCTTTGTCttcaagacttttatttttatctatagaAGGGATCTTAGCCCCCTAGTCTCCAGGTATGAGAATctaggcaggggcaggggagtTACAGTCCCTTGTACAGATAGAAAAACAGGGTTCGAAACAAATCAGTTAGCAAGAGGCAGAATCCAGGGCTGATTCCTTCCCACTGGGGCCTGTTGTTCACTCTCCAGCTTACCCTAGGTCTCTCAGGAGCCCTGTCCCTTGGATGTCTTATGAGAGATGTCCAAGGCTTCTCTTGGGCTGGGGTATGACTTCTTGAACTAAACAAAATTCCCTGAAGAGAGCTGAGATAAGAGAACAGTCTGTTCAGGTATCTGGAtcacacagagaaacagagaaccCAGTATGAAGAGTcaaggggaaagaaggaaatacacAGAAACAAAGAGACATTTCTCAGCAAAAATGCCCAAATGCCTTCTGGTCACTTGGTCTGAGCAAGCCTGCCTTCCTCACCTGCTCAGGGTTCAGAAGCTGCCTGGCCTTTTCTTCTGATCTCTGACTCGGGCTTATTGTCTTTTCTCCACAGTTGCTGCTGACACCCCGACCTCCTGCTGCTTCAGCTACATCTCCCGGCACATTCCACAGAATTTCATAGTTGACTACTTTGAGACCAGCAGCCAGTGCTCCAAGCCCGGTGTCATGTAAGTGCCAGTCTTCCTGCTCACCTCTAGGGAGGTAGGGAGGGTCGGGTGGGGGCACAGACAGGACAGAAGGCCATCCTGGAAAGGCCCAGCCT
This portion of the Theropithecus gelada isolate Dixy unplaced genomic scaffold, Tgel_1.0 HiC_scaffold_5858, whole genome shotgun sequence genome encodes:
- the LOC112617897 gene encoding C-C motif chemokine 3, whose translation is MQVSTAALAVLLCTVALCNQISATFAADTPTSCCFSYISRHIPQNFIVDYFETSSQCSKPGV